One genomic region from Kineobactrum salinum encodes:
- a CDS encoding bile acid:sodium symporter family protein: MRGHPIGFPEGAAEMFLKLFPLWAPLAALVGFLGAPLLASWGGAIVPLLMLVMLCMGLTLKPVDFVALGTCKRAFLVGMLLQFTVMPLAALLIATLVDLGPELTIGLVLVGSVAGGTSSNVMTYLAGGNVALSVSMTACSTLASTVMTPLLLAFLVGSSVQVPAAEMMLSLVQIILLPVGIGVLVNTLAAGAMTTRLHAALAPLSVMTILLIIAIVVAINAQRVAEVAVVVVLATLAHNVTGLTLGYLTARLVGFDSVICRTIAIEVGMQNSGLATALALKFFTPLSALPGAIFSVWLNITGSVFASVMTWSDSRKPRK, from the coding sequence ATGTTTCTGAAACTCTTCCCGCTATGGGCACCGCTGGCGGCACTGGTGGGCTTCCTGGGAGCACCGCTACTGGCGTCCTGGGGCGGGGCGATTGTGCCGCTGCTGATGTTGGTAATGCTGTGCATGGGGCTGACCCTGAAGCCGGTGGACTTTGTCGCCCTGGGAACCTGCAAACGTGCCTTCCTGGTGGGGATGTTGCTGCAGTTCACGGTGATGCCATTGGCGGCGCTGCTGATCGCGACCCTGGTTGATCTCGGCCCGGAGCTGACCATCGGCCTGGTACTGGTGGGGAGCGTGGCGGGAGGTACCTCGTCCAATGTGATGACCTATCTCGCCGGTGGCAACGTTGCGCTGTCGGTTTCCATGACCGCCTGCTCGACGCTGGCGAGTACGGTAATGACGCCACTGCTGCTGGCCTTCCTGGTCGGTTCCAGCGTACAGGTGCCCGCCGCGGAGATGATGCTGAGCCTGGTGCAAATCATCCTGCTACCGGTGGGTATTGGGGTACTGGTCAACACACTGGCAGCGGGCGCGATGACAACGCGCTTGCACGCAGCGCTGGCGCCACTGTCGGTAATGACGATCCTGCTGATCATAGCCATCGTCGTGGCCATCAATGCGCAGCGGGTGGCCGAGGTCGCGGTGGTCGTAGTGCTGGCCACCCTGGCCCACAACGTTACCGGCCTCACCCTGGGTTACCTGACGGCCCGTCTTGTCGGCTTTGACAGCGTGATCTGCCGCACCATAGCCATTGAAGTGGGCATGCAGAACTCGGGGCTGGCAACGGCTCTGGCATTGAAGTTCTTCACTCCGCTCAGTGCGTTGCCGGGAGCGATCTTCAGTGTCTGGCTGAATATTACCGGCTCCGTGTTTGCTTCGGTGATGACCTGGTCGGATAGCCGCAAGCCCCGGAAATGA
- a CDS encoding serine hydrolase domain-containing protein yields MSDVPPSLVKLRSAWADDGIMPLTLSHMDRIYPTRTVPHAGEPWIIPRNDRQLDFDYEFEGKTYRAEDALDRTYTNALLIIKNGKIIYEKYRNNSEEHDRFAGFSMSKSVTSLLVGCALEQGRIGSLDDPIDKYLPELDGSGYQGVSIRQLLQMRSGVAHDEDYSDLRAIPPASPRFAMMDNVMRYVDDALVVERVRDPGSKFQYLNLDTGVLGWLIERVSGGYNISAYTTVCLWEPLGAESDAFFVMDGPAGVGREFNAAGFNATVRDWARIGLMMLNNGQAKRRVVSEQWVKESTTPLPTGRPGRPGYGYQWWTVKDSPAFQASGRFGQRVFVDPATETVVIKASHFPVSEFDAAGRETDAFLAAVSRWRPR; encoded by the coding sequence GTGTCTGATGTCCCGCCTTCGCTTGTCAAACTGCGCTCCGCCTGGGCTGACGACGGCATCATGCCTTTGACATTGAGTCACATGGATAGAATCTATCCTACGCGCACTGTGCCGCATGCTGGGGAGCCATGGATAATACCCCGTAATGACAGGCAACTCGACTTTGACTACGAGTTCGAAGGGAAGACCTATCGAGCGGAGGATGCGCTCGACCGCACCTATACCAATGCATTGTTGATTATCAAGAATGGAAAGATTATTTACGAGAAGTACCGTAACAATTCTGAAGAGCATGACAGGTTTGCGGGCTTTTCCATGAGCAAGTCAGTCACATCCCTGCTCGTGGGTTGTGCTCTGGAGCAAGGCAGAATTGGATCGCTTGATGACCCCATTGACAAGTATTTGCCTGAGCTGGATGGCAGTGGCTATCAGGGCGTAAGTATCCGGCAGCTGCTTCAGATGCGTTCAGGTGTCGCTCATGACGAGGACTATAGTGACCTTCGAGCCATCCCACCTGCAAGCCCCAGATTCGCTATGATGGACAATGTCATGCGCTATGTCGACGACGCGCTGGTCGTGGAAAGAGTCCGGGATCCGGGATCGAAATTTCAGTACCTGAATCTGGATACCGGTGTGCTCGGCTGGCTCATCGAACGGGTGAGCGGCGGATACAATATTTCTGCCTATACGACAGTCTGTCTTTGGGAGCCTCTCGGTGCTGAATCGGATGCGTTTTTCGTCATGGACGGGCCAGCGGGTGTGGGTCGTGAATTCAACGCGGCAGGGTTCAACGCCACGGTGCGCGACTGGGCCCGGATCGGACTAATGATGCTCAACAACGGTCAGGCGAAACGCCGCGTAGTATCTGAACAATGGGTGAAAGAGTCCACGACGCCACTGCCCACCGGTCGGCCAGGTCGGCCGGGGTACGGGTATCAATGGTGGACGGTAAAGGATTCTCCGGCATTCCAGGCATCAGGGCGCTTTGGTCAAAGGGTGTTCGTTGACCCCGCCACAGAAACCGTGGTCATCAAGGCCAGCCATTTTCCGGTCTCTGAGTTCGATGCGGCAGGTCGTGAAACTGACGCGTTTCTCGCAGCTGTATCCAGGTGGAGGCCGCGCTGA
- a CDS encoding TonB-dependent receptor yields the protein MPIAISTLTDDHLTVAAVTTVVDIQRLAPSLRIAEGTTGQLDFSIRGAFLGFGVDPSVVTYLDEVPAHSKVLRYSLYDLSSVEVLKGPQGTLFGRNSTGGAVLFSSKEPDVSGVEGFTRARYGNLNDRFLEGALNVPLSDTLATRLAGKLQRRDGTLKSVTQPGREYDNRHNGTVRASLLWSPSATIENQTIAGHYSMEENRVPNRALSLVGGCTGPTTPVTSCIFQPPFHEILGTDNLREWAEQEFDLRGTNKTVNINRNSDRVEQTFVTNKFTIDLGPVTLKNISHYGDLKVGFDRDFDGTPATVIEATIFDETESFYTENQLYGNALGDRLDWRVGITYSHDDARSNETQIIFPLPGSMTTPRRSISDTTFESTALFAQATYDLSAFMEGVSFTAGYRYTWDDREIATRAFAGASPQECALQVRPVPDSGPVAYPGTDLATCTRRLTLNSQEGTYSFTLDWQPSDHALLYATTRKGYKSGSFNTHAIDPTIAQYAPEIVTDVEVGLKADWELGSIPFRTNIAAYRNKYDNIQTSHTVVDNISGEVTAVTLNTDPITGLPNKATIKGYEVEMIVLPISWLQLSGFYSNIDAKYDQFFTISPRMDLAGENIAGLTPESYGISGQVDLPVSGPFETFLATASYFWREANQTNPASSSIVPERDYSSFDARVAMLNLFGSGIDIAVYGRNLGDNLSCSSNDIVGGLVTTRCSEGRTYGIELTHSFGG from the coding sequence GTGCCTATCGCCATTTCTACCCTGACCGATGATCACTTGACCGTCGCCGCCGTGACGACGGTTGTCGACATTCAGCGCCTGGCTCCCAGTTTGAGGATTGCAGAAGGCACCACAGGCCAGCTCGATTTCTCGATACGTGGCGCCTTCCTGGGATTCGGTGTGGATCCATCAGTGGTCACCTACCTTGATGAGGTGCCCGCCCATTCAAAAGTGCTCCGTTACAGTCTCTATGATCTGAGCTCCGTGGAGGTGCTGAAAGGTCCTCAGGGCACACTATTTGGCCGTAACAGCACTGGTGGTGCCGTGCTGTTTTCGTCCAAGGAACCGGACGTCAGCGGGGTAGAAGGGTTTACTAGAGCGAGGTATGGCAACCTCAATGATCGCTTTCTGGAAGGTGCGCTCAACGTCCCGCTGAGCGATACCTTAGCAACGCGGCTGGCGGGTAAGCTGCAGCGGCGCGATGGCACTCTTAAAAGTGTGACGCAGCCGGGAAGGGAGTACGACAATCGACACAATGGCACAGTGCGTGCTTCGTTGCTCTGGAGCCCATCCGCTACCATCGAAAACCAAACCATCGCGGGCCACTACTCGATGGAAGAAAATCGCGTTCCCAATCGGGCGCTGAGCCTGGTCGGCGGCTGCACAGGCCCCACAACGCCTGTGACATCATGCATTTTCCAGCCGCCGTTTCATGAAATTCTCGGCACCGATAACCTGAGAGAATGGGCGGAGCAGGAGTTCGATTTACGCGGCACAAACAAGACAGTCAATATAAATCGTAATAGTGACAGGGTGGAACAGACATTCGTAACCAACAAATTCACTATCGATCTGGGGCCAGTGACACTCAAGAATATCAGTCATTATGGTGATCTAAAGGTTGGCTTCGACAGGGATTTTGACGGTACGCCGGCAACAGTCATCGAGGCCACTATCTTTGACGAAACCGAGTCTTTCTACACTGAGAACCAGCTTTATGGCAATGCGCTTGGCGATCGTCTCGATTGGCGGGTGGGAATCACCTATAGCCATGACGATGCTCGTTCAAATGAAACGCAGATAATTTTTCCTTTGCCTGGATCGATGACTACTCCGCGCCGCTCAATCAGTGATACCACATTCGAATCAACGGCTCTTTTTGCCCAGGCCACATACGACTTATCGGCATTCATGGAAGGTGTATCCTTTACCGCCGGTTATCGCTACACATGGGATGATCGCGAAATTGCAACCCGCGCCTTTGCCGGTGCATCTCCCCAGGAATGTGCGCTGCAGGTTCGGCCTGTTCCCGATAGCGGCCCGGTAGCGTATCCCGGTACCGATCTGGCTACCTGTACGCGCAGGCTGACGCTGAATTCCCAGGAGGGCACCTACAGCTTCACGCTGGATTGGCAACCCAGCGATCACGCGCTTCTCTATGCCACGACCCGGAAAGGGTACAAGTCGGGAAGTTTCAATACTCACGCCATCGACCCGACTATTGCCCAGTACGCACCAGAAATCGTCACGGATGTGGAGGTAGGACTCAAGGCGGATTGGGAGCTGGGTTCGATTCCATTCAGGACCAATATCGCCGCCTACCGGAACAAATACGACAATATCCAGACGTCCCATACAGTAGTGGATAATATATCAGGAGAAGTGACGGCGGTTACATTGAATACCGACCCCATTACCGGCCTCCCCAACAAGGCAACTATAAAGGGCTACGAAGTAGAGATGATCGTGCTTCCGATATCCTGGCTGCAGCTATCTGGGTTCTATTCAAATATCGATGCCAAGTATGACCAGTTCTTCACGATATCGCCGCGGATGGACCTGGCTGGCGAGAACATCGCGGGACTTACGCCCGAAAGCTACGGCATCAGCGGACAAGTCGATCTTCCTGTATCGGGCCCTTTCGAAACATTTCTGGCCACGGCAAGTTACTTCTGGCGAGAGGCCAATCAGACGAATCCTGCTTCGAGCTCCATAGTCCCCGAGCGCGATTATTCATCTTTTGATGCGCGTGTCGCAATGCTCAATCTATTCGGCAGTGGGATAGATATCGCTGTCTACGGCCGGAACCTTGGCGACAATTTGTCTTGCTCGAGCAATGACATCGTTGGCGGCCTGGTCACGACGCGATGTTCGGAAGGCAGAACCTACGGTATCGAGCTAACTCACAGTTTCGGTGGCTAG
- a CDS encoding nitrilase-related carbon-nitrogen hydrolase: MTTVVVDKESRAVQGGAAFVHGDFRYLWLGLGAVFSLFAVGARWDVPLAAWVAPVLLLRFVRLSRPLAGLSLLLVVSVAGALWWSVQLAVPLEASMIAACITFGTVFSVPYVLDRWLAPRVDVVGRLLLFPSAIVTFEFAMATISPLGTSYGTRAITQSEHLALLQILSITGPYGIGFLIGWFATLVNHVWEEVSWKSCRIPVGAFTLVLLAVLIGGSLRLAFFQYEGDYVKIAGISPDMVVRNAAGELLESEASAAALTDEAALRVAYAAVEDELIAGTIQAAQAGAKVVVWSETAAMSLGSDERLLERATEVASEQGIYLNVAVGQPFARNDTYLIGPDGEHIWSYSKSYPVPGLEPIPPGDTPVPLVETPFGHLTNVICFDADFPALMRVDADIMLVPGWDWPEMGRTHTLKMARLRAIENGYSLFRQDYNGYSAAFDHLGRTIAGQDTTGPGLHLMFGDLPVSGTRTIYNIVGDMFAWLCVLSLFAMAAIGIVKTTRSRS, translated from the coding sequence ATGACTACGGTAGTAGTTGACAAAGAGAGCAGGGCAGTACAGGGCGGAGCCGCATTTGTTCACGGCGATTTCAGATATCTTTGGTTGGGTCTCGGTGCAGTCTTCTCCCTTTTCGCGGTGGGTGCCCGATGGGATGTTCCTCTGGCAGCCTGGGTAGCGCCGGTCCTGTTGCTTCGATTTGTCAGATTGAGTCGGCCTTTGGCCGGTCTCAGTCTATTGCTTGTCGTGTCCGTCGCGGGTGCGCTCTGGTGGTCCGTGCAGTTGGCGGTGCCGCTCGAGGCTTCCATGATTGCGGCATGCATCACTTTCGGCACAGTGTTTTCGGTGCCGTATGTGCTGGACCGGTGGCTTGCTCCCCGTGTCGACGTGGTGGGGCGTCTGCTGCTGTTCCCTTCGGCGATTGTGACTTTTGAGTTTGCCATGGCCACGATCAGTCCTCTGGGGACAAGTTATGGAACCCGAGCGATTACGCAGAGCGAACATCTCGCGCTACTCCAGATCCTGTCGATCACGGGTCCATACGGCATCGGATTTCTCATCGGTTGGTTCGCTACGCTGGTGAACCATGTATGGGAAGAGGTCTCCTGGAAGAGCTGCCGAATACCGGTAGGCGCATTCACGCTCGTATTACTCGCCGTGCTAATAGGTGGAAGTTTGCGGCTTGCGTTCTTCCAGTACGAGGGGGATTACGTAAAGATCGCCGGTATTTCACCTGATATGGTTGTCCGGAATGCCGCGGGAGAGCTGCTTGAAAGCGAGGCTTCTGCCGCTGCATTGACGGATGAGGCGGCACTGAGGGTGGCTTACGCCGCAGTTGAGGATGAGCTTATTGCCGGCACCATACAGGCCGCGCAGGCCGGTGCGAAAGTCGTCGTCTGGTCTGAGACGGCTGCCATGTCCCTCGGTTCTGACGAGCGGTTATTGGAACGTGCCACGGAAGTCGCGAGCGAACAGGGGATTTACCTGAACGTCGCAGTGGGCCAGCCGTTTGCTCGCAATGATACTTATCTGATTGGTCCAGACGGCGAGCATATATGGAGCTATAGTAAGAGTTATCCAGTGCCTGGATTAGAGCCCATCCCTCCCGGCGATACGCCGGTGCCGTTGGTTGAGACACCGTTTGGCCATCTGACCAATGTCATTTGCTTCGATGCCGATTTTCCCGCTCTGATGCGTGTAGATGCAGATATCATGCTGGTTCCAGGATGGGACTGGCCCGAGATGGGGCGCACACACACGCTGAAAATGGCCCGCTTGCGAGCTATTGAGAATGGCTATTCTTTATTTCGTCAAGACTATAACGGCTATTCCGCCGCATTCGATCACTTGGGCCGCACTATTGCTGGCCAGGACACTACCGGTCCGGGCCTTCACCTAATGTTCGGCGACCTCCCTGTGAGCGGGACCAGGACGATTTACAATATTGTCGGGGATATGTTCGCTTGGCTGTGCGTGTTGAGTCTGTTTGCAATGGCGGCCATAGGTATCGTAAAGACAACGCGAAGCAGGTCATAG
- a CDS encoding long-chain-fatty-acid--CoA ligase: MSYQNNYGERIDENSAMVNRGVFNAGIGKVDPPNWCRLRWNDLAGRFNPMLMHDPFNFQAKSRGSSPFASCEGVSITYAEAHERTERLASIISEQGVRKGDRFCLLMRNSIDYILLIYAGSRIGAVPVTLNYRLAPPEWADTIADSESGLIVSDIEFCEAVDAGLSQLENAPAISRVSIGSGACNWHSLEDALNNTRSACRPVALHPDDAALQMYTSGTTGKPKGVVLSHRAFVSNITQSLFSMPYRLNPGERTLVVLPLFHIAAIATSFSAVSSGAMLVVHREVNPVAIANSLVHDEIVVASLVPAVIQLLLTGVPELEAMEFPKLAFVGYGASPIAEPVLRRAMEVFKCHFAQGYGMTELAGSCALLTEEDHRRALADDPGLLLSAGKALPGVQLRIVGSDEVDLPPGEVGEVLVRGPQLMSGYWRMSEETAETLRHGWLHTGDAGYLDAEGYLYIYDRIKDMIVSGAENIYPSEIESVLHRHPGIADASVIGVPDERWGETVMAIVVTKPGAALSEDELDRFCRKRLGAFKVPRKYTFVQSLPRNPAGKIVKKELRKKYWADQPRQVR, encoded by the coding sequence GTGTCTTATCAAAACAATTATGGAGAACGCATTGATGAAAATTCCGCAATGGTCAACAGGGGGGTATTCAACGCAGGAATCGGCAAGGTCGATCCGCCGAATTGGTGCCGGCTCAGATGGAATGACTTGGCAGGGAGATTCAATCCGATGCTGATGCATGATCCGTTCAATTTTCAAGCCAAGAGTCGAGGTAGTTCTCCCTTCGCCAGCTGTGAAGGAGTCAGTATCACCTACGCAGAAGCTCATGAACGGACAGAAAGGCTTGCCTCTATTATTTCTGAACAAGGAGTGAGGAAAGGCGATCGATTCTGTCTACTAATGCGAAACTCAATCGACTATATTTTGCTGATCTATGCCGGCTCACGCATTGGCGCCGTTCCGGTCACGCTCAACTACCGCTTGGCGCCACCGGAGTGGGCCGATACTATCGCCGATTCTGAATCGGGTCTGATAGTTTCCGATATCGAATTCTGCGAAGCGGTTGATGCCGGCCTCAGCCAACTTGAGAATGCACCGGCCATCAGCCGCGTGAGCATCGGCTCTGGAGCATGCAATTGGCATTCACTCGAAGACGCTCTGAACAATACCAGGTCAGCTTGCCGCCCTGTCGCCCTACATCCGGATGACGCCGCACTTCAAATGTATACCAGTGGTACCACCGGCAAGCCGAAAGGCGTAGTCCTCAGTCATCGTGCCTTTGTCAGCAACATTACGCAGAGCCTTTTCTCCATGCCCTACAGGCTCAATCCAGGCGAACGAACTTTGGTGGTGCTTCCGCTATTCCATATCGCCGCGATAGCCACATCATTCAGTGCCGTATCGTCTGGTGCAATGCTGGTAGTGCATAGAGAGGTGAATCCGGTAGCGATTGCCAACTCGCTTGTCCATGATGAGATTGTCGTCGCCAGCCTGGTCCCGGCGGTCATTCAATTGTTGCTTACAGGAGTTCCAGAGCTCGAGGCGATGGAGTTTCCCAAACTTGCGTTTGTCGGGTATGGTGCATCGCCGATCGCAGAGCCCGTATTGCGACGCGCAATGGAGGTGTTCAAATGCCACTTCGCACAAGGATATGGCATGACGGAGCTTGCTGGCTCCTGCGCACTATTGACCGAGGAGGATCATCGCAGGGCATTGGCAGATGACCCCGGATTGCTGCTTTCCGCCGGCAAGGCGCTTCCCGGCGTACAACTTCGTATCGTCGGTTCTGACGAAGTCGATCTGCCTCCAGGCGAGGTGGGTGAGGTCCTCGTACGTGGCCCGCAGCTGATGTCAGGCTACTGGAGAATGAGCGAGGAGACTGCAGAAACACTTAGACACGGCTGGTTGCACACCGGCGATGCCGGATATCTCGATGCTGAGGGTTACCTCTATATCTATGACCGTATCAAAGACATGATTGTCAGCGGCGCTGAGAATATCTACCCTTCTGAAATCGAGAGCGTTCTTCACAGACATCCCGGCATCGCCGATGCATCAGTTATCGGCGTGCCGGACGAACGCTGGGGCGAGACGGTAATGGCAATAGTTGTCACCAAGCCAGGAGCAGCATTGAGTGAAGACGAACTGGACCGTTTCTGTCGGAAGCGCCTTGGTGCCTTCAAGGTACCCAGAAAGTATACGTTTGTTCAATCACTACCCCGGAATCCTGCTGGTAAAATAGTTAAAAAAGAGCTCCGAAAAAAATACTGGGCAGACCAGCCAAGACAGGTACGGTAG
- a CDS encoding lipid-transfer protein yields the protein MSKDIYVAGVGMIPFTKPGTNEPYPRMAASAVSAALLDAGIGYSLIQQACVGYVYGDSTAGQRALYDVGMTGIPIVNVNNNCATGSTALFLARQAVMSGSAECVLALGFEQMIPGALSEIYSDRPSPFEQFDHATDELVKNELPLALRYFGGAGQAHMNEFGTSVETFAKIRAKASRHAANNPMALFRSVVTPEEVMKSQVIWPGVMTKLMCCPPTCGAAAAVICSAGFAQRHGLNGNVRLREQAMTTDTPTAFAAHDMREVVGFSMAQAAALQVYEAAGVDPQDLDVVELHDCFAHNELLSYEALGLCSRGDAERFVNDDDNTYGGAVVTNPSGGLLSKGHPLGATGLAQCFELVQQLRGSAEARQVGGARLALQHNLGLGGACVVTLYERV from the coding sequence ATGAGCAAGGATATTTATGTTGCCGGTGTCGGAATGATTCCGTTCACCAAGCCTGGGACCAATGAGCCTTATCCGCGGATGGCCGCCAGTGCCGTGTCTGCGGCATTGTTGGATGCAGGCATCGGCTACTCGCTCATACAACAGGCTTGTGTCGGCTACGTGTATGGCGACTCCACCGCAGGGCAGCGTGCACTATACGATGTTGGTATGACCGGCATCCCGATCGTCAATGTCAATAACAACTGTGCTACTGGATCGACCGCCTTGTTTCTGGCTCGCCAAGCAGTGATGAGCGGGTCAGCGGAGTGTGTTCTGGCGCTCGGCTTTGAACAAATGATTCCCGGTGCCCTGAGTGAGATCTACAGCGATCGCCCCAGCCCGTTTGAACAGTTTGACCACGCCACGGACGAGTTGGTCAAGAATGAGCTGCCTTTAGCGTTGCGTTACTTTGGTGGGGCGGGCCAGGCACACATGAACGAATTCGGAACCAGTGTGGAAACGTTTGCGAAGATCCGTGCAAAGGCTAGCCGGCATGCAGCGAACAATCCGATGGCTCTGTTTCGCAGCGTCGTTACGCCAGAGGAGGTGATGAAGTCGCAGGTAATATGGCCGGGCGTAATGACAAAGTTGATGTGTTGTCCACCAACGTGCGGCGCTGCTGCTGCTGTGATTTGCTCAGCGGGCTTCGCACAGCGTCATGGTCTTAATGGAAATGTTCGCCTCAGGGAGCAGGCAATGACAACAGACACTCCCACTGCCTTTGCGGCTCACGACATGCGCGAAGTTGTGGGATTCAGCATGGCACAAGCTGCGGCGCTTCAGGTTTATGAGGCCGCTGGGGTGGATCCGCAGGATCTTGATGTGGTCGAACTGCATGATTGCTTCGCACACAATGAGTTACTTAGCTACGAGGCGCTCGGCTTGTGCTCTCGTGGAGACGCTGAGAGGTTCGTCAATGATGACGATAACACTTACGGTGGAGCGGTCGTGACCAATCCATCAGGTGGCCTGCTCAGTAAGGGCCATCCGTTGGGCGCCACCGGGCTCGCGCAATGCTTCGAACTTGTACAGCAGCTACGTGGTAGTGCCGAAGCACGACAGGTCGGCGGCGCACGCCTGGCCTTACAGCACAACCTGGGCCTGGGTGGTGCCTGTGTGGTGACGTTGTATGAACGCGTTTGA
- a CDS encoding acyl-CoA dehydrogenase family protein — protein sequence MLVRLHRQYRVLDDGAGYMPKWRCTEHQGEVLDECLQFFRGYGYMAEYPAADLYADPRVHAFTPPP from the coding sequence ATGCTAGTGCGCTTGCACCGTCAATACCGAGTTCTGGATGACGGAGCCGGCTATATGCCCAAATGGCGATGCACTGAACACCAAGGCGAAGTGCTCGACGAGTGTCTACAGTTCTTCAGAGGCTATGGCTACATGGCAGAGTACCCTGCCGCGGACCTATATGCCGATCCTCGGGTGCATGCATTCACACCCCCCCCGTAG
- a CDS encoding LysR family transcriptional regulator: MLDPRFNHAVAVAHAGSFTEAANQIGLTQSAITKSIADLERELGYSIFHRTARGVVMTEQGAEFIERVKRLLDDVRELFDRGAGPKDPFAKPLRIGVCPASLEWLLAAPLAALLARHPSIKLDVAGGSFERISQLLRNGGVDVAVGFEEAFSEIGGLKREPIAALRTVLFVRKGHPILCRKKITGAILAAYDFVLPSFSRPFAVVIQALFEEHGLPWQQHVHTIDSFSIVKRVVAASDVIGVTTVEYAKSKAFSTIYEQVPGNLLFIQGPMCCAIRTRWEVSPPVREFLYMIKKALPAELAS, translated from the coding sequence ATGCTAGATCCACGTTTCAACCATGCGGTTGCCGTCGCTCACGCGGGTTCATTCACCGAGGCTGCTAATCAAATCGGATTAACCCAATCTGCCATTACCAAGAGCATTGCCGACCTCGAGCGCGAGTTGGGCTATTCCATATTCCACCGTACTGCACGCGGCGTGGTAATGACTGAACAGGGGGCCGAATTTATTGAGCGGGTCAAGCGCTTGCTCGACGACGTCAGGGAACTATTCGACAGGGGCGCAGGGCCCAAGGATCCTTTCGCGAAGCCACTGCGTATCGGGGTTTGTCCGGCCTCATTGGAGTGGCTTCTTGCAGCTCCGCTAGCAGCTCTATTGGCTCGGCATCCCAGCATCAAGCTCGATGTCGCCGGTGGAAGTTTTGAACGGATAAGTCAGCTCCTGCGTAATGGCGGGGTCGATGTTGCGGTAGGATTCGAGGAGGCCTTTTCTGAAATTGGTGGACTTAAGCGCGAGCCTATCGCAGCGCTCCGGACGGTACTGTTTGTCCGCAAGGGCCATCCCATTCTCTGCAGGAAAAAAATCACCGGAGCAATACTGGCGGCCTATGATTTCGTGCTTCCCTCTTTCTCGCGGCCTTTTGCGGTGGTCATTCAAGCCCTGTTTGAGGAACACGGGCTACCATGGCAACAGCATGTTCACACGATAGATTCGTTTTCGATTGTTAAGCGAGTTGTGGCTGCGTCCGATGTGATCGGTGTGACAACAGTAGAGTATGCGAAGTCCAAAGCTTTTAGCACTATTTACGAACAAGTACCCGGAAACCTGCTATTCATACAGGGGCCTATGTGCTGTGCAATCCGAACTCGCTGGGAGGTATCGCCTCCGGTGCGTGAATTTCTATATATGATTAAAAAAGCACTGCCGGCCGAGCTCGCTTCGTAA